In Pseudomonas sp. Leaf58, one DNA window encodes the following:
- a CDS encoding iron ABC transporter permease has protein sequence MLAVWLSLALGPVSLPLFDTLRAGLRLLGLPIAAEGLQQAEMILGQIRLPRTLLGLAVGAVLALSGVAMQGLFRNPLADPGLVGVAAGAAMGAALAIVGGSWLGGIPDVLAPYLLSLCAFIGGLGVTALVYRLGRRDGQTNVATMLLAGVAMTALGGAAVGLFSYLADDATLRTLTFWNLGSLNGASYERLWPLLLVVVGVALWLPRRAKALNALLLGESEARHLGIDVERLKRELVLCTALGVGAAVAAAGLIGFIGLVVPHLVRLLAGPDHRVVLPASLLAGGGLMLFADLAARLLLAPAELPIGIVTALIGAPFFLLLLIRGRS, from the coding sequence TTGTTAGCGGTCTGGTTGTCATTGGCCCTGGGGCCGGTCAGCCTGCCGCTGTTCGATACCCTGCGGGCCGGCCTGCGTCTGCTGGGGCTACCTATCGCCGCTGAGGGCTTGCAGCAGGCCGAGATGATCCTGGGCCAAATCCGCCTGCCGCGCACCTTGTTGGGGCTGGCGGTGGGCGCAGTGCTGGCGTTGTCGGGTGTCGCCATGCAGGGGCTATTCCGCAACCCGCTGGCCGACCCTGGGCTGGTAGGGGTTGCCGCCGGGGCGGCAATGGGCGCGGCGCTAGCTATCGTCGGCGGCAGCTGGCTGGGCGGTATACCGGATGTGCTTGCCCCTTACCTGTTGTCGCTGTGCGCTTTCATTGGCGGCTTGGGGGTGACTGCGCTGGTCTATCGCCTGGGGCGGCGCGATGGTCAGACCAACGTCGCCACGATGCTGCTGGCCGGTGTGGCGATGACTGCGCTGGGCGGCGCGGCTGTGGGCTTGTTCTCCTACCTGGCCGACGACGCCACCCTGCGCACGTTGACGTTCTGGAACCTGGGCAGCCTAAATGGTGCCAGCTACGAGCGGCTGTGGCCGTTGCTCCTGGTGGTGGTGGGCGTGGCGTTGTGGCTGCCACGCCGGGCCAAGGCGCTGAATGCCTTGCTGCTGGGAGAGTCGGAGGCGCGCCACTTGGGCATCGATGTGGAACGGCTGAAGCGTGAACTGGTGTTGTGCACGGCGCTGGGGGTAGGCGCCGCTGTGGCGGCTGCCGGGCTGATTGGCTTTATCGGCTTGGTGGTACCCCACCTGGTGCGCTTGTTGGCCGGGCCCGATCACCGTGTGGTGCTGCCCGCTTCGTTACTGGCAGGGGGGGGGCTGATGCTGTTCGCCGACCTGGCGGCGCGCCTGCTGCTGGCGCCTGCCGAGTTGCCGATTGGTATTGTCACCGCCCTTATCGGTGCGCCGTTCTTCTTGTTGCTGCTGATACGAGGGCGCAGCTAA
- a CDS encoding hemin ABC transporter substrate-binding protein, with protein sequence MMRRPVALLALCASLVLCPPALAQELPQRWVSAGGALSEWISALGGEARLVGVDTTSQHPASLKSLPSVGYQRQLSAEGILSLRPDVLVGTEEMGPPPVLAQIRKAGVRVELFSSKAELAAVDANLKQLGQLLGAEQQAAMLAAGYHQQLDALQARVKQAQAGQTPPGVLLLVGHAGAKPLIAGQGTAGDWLLRQAGGRNLAEHQGYKNFSNEALAALDPDVLVFSDRALADEQALSALLKENPALAASRAVREKRLMSLDPTLLVGGLGPRLPATLQSLAASFYPASKASRAQ encoded by the coding sequence ATGATGCGCCGTCCTGTCGCCTTGCTCGCCCTGTGCGCAAGCCTTGTGCTCTGCCCGCCAGCCCTGGCGCAAGAGCTGCCGCAACGCTGGGTCAGCGCCGGTGGTGCGCTGAGCGAATGGATCAGTGCGTTGGGCGGTGAAGCGCGGTTGGTGGGCGTAGACACCACCAGCCAACACCCGGCATCGCTGAAATCACTGCCCAGCGTTGGCTACCAGCGGCAGTTGTCGGCTGAAGGCATTCTCAGCCTGCGCCCGGATGTGCTGGTGGGCACCGAGGAAATGGGCCCACCGCCGGTACTGGCGCAGATTCGCAAGGCGGGTGTGCGGGTTGAATTGTTCTCCAGCAAGGCCGAACTGGCGGCGGTGGATGCAAACCTCAAGCAGCTGGGGCAGTTGCTGGGCGCAGAACAACAAGCTGCAATGCTGGCGGCTGGCTACCATCAGCAGCTCGATGCCTTGCAGGCGAGGGTCAAGCAGGCCCAGGCCGGGCAGACGCCGCCGGGGGTGTTGCTGTTGGTCGGCCATGCTGGGGCCAAGCCGCTGATAGCCGGGCAGGGTACTGCTGGCGACTGGCTGTTGCGCCAGGCCGGGGGGCGCAACCTGGCAGAGCACCAAGGCTACAAGAACTTCTCCAACGAGGCATTGGCGGCGCTGGACCCGGATGTGCTGGTGTTCTCTGATCGGGCGCTGGCCGATGAGCAGGCGCTGTCGGCATTGCTGAAGGAAAACCCCGCGCTGGCGGCCTCGCGCGCGGTACGCGAGAAACGCCTGATGTCGCTTGACCCAACGCTGCTGGTCGGCGGGCTGGGGCCACGCTTGCCGGCGACCCTGCAGTCGCTGGCGGCCAGCTTCTACCCGGCCAGCAAAGCCAGCCGCGCCCAATGA
- a CDS encoding Rieske (2Fe-2S) protein gives MHFLCTSLSLAEGQSRAFSVDGIDLFGVRRQGQVYLYRNRCPHRGIPLNWAEDAFLDVSASLIHCGHHGALFLIESGECVAGPCEGEQLQALGCHEDSQGIWLTG, from the coding sequence ATGCACTTCCTTTGTACTTCCCTGAGCCTGGCCGAAGGCCAAAGCCGCGCCTTCAGCGTAGACGGCATCGACCTGTTCGGCGTACGCCGCCAGGGCCAGGTGTACCTCTATCGCAACCGTTGCCCGCACCGCGGCATACCCCTGAACTGGGCGGAAGATGCGTTTCTCGATGTCAGCGCCAGCCTGATTCACTGCGGCCATCATGGCGCGTTGTTCCTGATCGAAAGCGGCGAATGCGTGGCCGGGCCTTGCGAGGGCGAGCAACTGCAAGCTCTGGGCTGCCACGAAGACAGCCAAGGCATTTGGCTCACGGGTTAA
- the sfsA gene encoding DNA/RNA nuclease SfsA — translation MQFFPLLEQGRLLRRYKRFLADIELASGEQLTIHCPNTGSMLNCMREGGQVWFSRSNDPKRKLPGTWEISETPQGRLACVNTGRANALVEEALRAGIIAELAGFTALRREVAYGEEGSRIDFRLEFDGAPAYVEVKSVTLGYPDSSVAAFPDAVTQRGAKHLRELAKLAQQGVRAVQLYCVNLTGIDAVRPAEEIDVAYAQALRAAVAHGVEVLAYGTRLDADGIVIDRRLPVLLNP, via the coding sequence ATGCAGTTCTTTCCCCTCCTCGAACAGGGCCGCCTGCTGCGCCGCTACAAGCGCTTTCTGGCGGATATCGAGCTGGCCAGCGGCGAGCAGCTGACTATTCACTGCCCAAACACCGGCTCCATGCTTAACTGCATGCGTGAAGGTGGGCAGGTGTGGTTCAGCCGCTCCAACGACCCCAAGCGCAAGCTGCCGGGCACCTGGGAAATCAGCGAAACCCCTCAGGGGCGGCTGGCCTGCGTGAATACGGGGCGGGCCAACGCACTGGTCGAAGAGGCCCTGCGTGCGGGGATCATCGCCGAGCTGGCCGGCTTTACCGCGCTGCGGCGTGAAGTGGCATACGGCGAGGAAGGCAGCCGTATCGACTTTCGCCTGGAATTCGACGGTGCCCCGGCCTATGTCGAGGTCAAGAGCGTAACCCTGGGCTATCCCGACAGTTCGGTCGCAGCCTTCCCTGATGCGGTCACCCAACGCGGTGCCAAGCACCTGCGCGAGCTGGCGAAGCTGGCCCAGCAGGGCGTGCGGGCGGTGCAGCTGTATTGCGTGAACCTGACCGGTATCGACGCTGTGCGCCCGGCCGAGGAAATCGATGTGGCCTATGCCCAAGCCCTGCGCGCCGCCGTGGCGCACGGGGTGGAGGTGCTGGCCTATGGCACGCGCCTGGACGCCGACGGCATCGTCATCGACCGCCGCCTGCCGGTGCTACTTAACCCGTGA
- a CDS encoding pyridoxal phosphate-dependent aminotransferase, whose product MAHHYSARSRAIEPFHVMALLARANELQAAGHDVIHLEIGEPDFTTAAPIVAAGQAALAAGHTRYTAARGLPALREAIAGFYGQRYGLSVDPERILITPGGSGALLLASSLLVDPGKHWLLADPGYPCNRHFLRLVEGGAQLVPVGPEVNYQLTADLVERYWDKDTVGALVASPANPTGTVLGRDELANLAKATHEHHGHLVVDEIYHGLTYGMDAPSVLEVDDSAFVLNSFSKYFGMTGWRLGWLVAPPGAVADLEKLAQNLYISAPSMAQHAALACFQPETLSILEERRAEFARRRDYLLPALRELGFRIAVEPQGAFYLYADISAFGGDAFAFCRHFLETEHLAFTPGLDFGRHLAGHHVRFAYTQSLPRLEEAVQRIARGLRSWQG is encoded by the coding sequence ATGGCCCACCACTACAGCGCGCGCAGTCGCGCCATCGAACCCTTCCATGTCATGGCGCTGCTGGCCCGAGCCAACGAGCTGCAGGCGGCTGGGCACGACGTGATCCACCTGGAAATCGGCGAGCCGGACTTCACCACGGCCGCCCCCATCGTCGCCGCCGGCCAGGCGGCACTGGCCGCCGGGCACACCCGGTACACCGCCGCACGCGGCCTGCCGGCACTGCGCGAAGCCATTGCCGGTTTCTATGGCCAGCGTTATGGCCTGAGTGTCGACCCTGAGCGCATTCTCATTACCCCCGGCGGCTCTGGCGCGCTGTTGCTGGCCAGCAGCCTGCTGGTAGACCCAGGCAAGCACTGGCTGCTGGCCGACCCGGGCTACCCCTGCAACCGCCATTTCCTGCGCCTGGTCGAAGGCGGCGCGCAATTGGTGCCGGTAGGGCCGGAGGTGAATTACCAACTGACGGCCGACTTGGTCGAGCGTTACTGGGACAAGGACACGGTGGGGGCCCTGGTTGCTTCGCCAGCCAACCCGACCGGCACCGTGCTGGGGCGTGACGAGCTGGCCAACCTTGCCAAAGCCACCCATGAGCACCACGGCCATTTGGTGGTAGACGAGATTTACCATGGCCTGACCTACGGCATGGACGCCCCTAGCGTGCTGGAAGTGGACGACTCGGCTTTCGTCCTGAATAGTTTTTCCAAGTATTTCGGCATGACCGGTTGGCGCCTTGGCTGGCTGGTGGCCCCCCCTGGTGCGGTGGCCGACCTGGAAAAACTGGCACAAAACCTGTACATCAGCGCGCCAAGCATGGCCCAGCATGCCGCGCTGGCGTGCTTCCAGCCCGAAACCTTGAGCATTCTGGAGGAGCGCCGCGCCGAATTCGCCCGCCGTCGCGACTACCTGTTGCCAGCCCTGCGCGAACTGGGCTTCCGCATTGCCGTGGAACCGCAGGGGGCGTTCTACCTGTATGCCGATATCAGTGCCTTTGGCGGTGACGCCTTCGCCTTCTGTCGGCACTTCCTGGAAACCGAGCACCTGGCGTTTACCCCGGGGCTGGATTTTGGCCGTCACCTGGCCGGGCACCATGTGCGCTTTGCCTATACCCAGAGCCTGCCGCGCCTGGAAGAGGCGGTGCAGCGTATTGCTCGCGGCCTGCGCAGCTGGCAAGGCTGA
- the dksA gene encoding RNA polymerase-binding protein DksA: protein MSTVEKQKAQTMYGVEPYVEKKGEEYMGEPMKKHFTKLLNAWKGELMVSVDRTVDHMKDEAANFPDPADRASQEEEFALELRNRDRERKLIKKIDKTLDKIKADEYGWCESCGIEIGLRRLEARPTADLCFDCKEIAEKKEKTVGKG, encoded by the coding sequence ATGTCCACCGTAGAAAAGCAAAAAGCCCAGACCATGTACGGTGTCGAGCCCTACGTCGAAAAGAAGGGTGAGGAGTACATGGGCGAGCCCATGAAAAAGCACTTCACCAAACTTCTCAATGCCTGGAAAGGCGAGCTGATGGTCAGTGTGGACCGCACTGTGGACCACATGAAGGATGAAGCGGCCAACTTCCCCGACCCGGCCGACCGCGCCAGCCAGGAAGAAGAATTCGCCTTGGAGCTGCGCAACCGCGATCGCGAGCGCAAGCTGATCAAGAAAATCGACAAGACCCTCGACAAGATCAAGGCCGACGAGTACGGCTGGTGCGAATCGTGCGGCATCGAAATCGGCTTGCGTCGCCTGGAGGCTCGCCCCACCGCCGACCTGTGCTTCGACTGCAAGGAAATTGCCGAGAAAAAGGAAAAGACGGTCGGCAAAGGCTGA
- the gluQRS gene encoding tRNA glutamyl-Q(34) synthetase GluQRS yields the protein MTNSSYIGRFAPTPSGFLHFGSLVAALASWLDARAVNGRWLLRMEDTDPPREMPGARDAILQTLERYGLEWDGEVVFQSQRHDAYAAVVDRLFNMGLAYACTCSRKQLEGYNGIYPGFCRNAGHARDGAAIRLRVPELIYRFTDRVQGEFQQHLGREVGDFVIQRRDGLYAYQLAVVLDDAWQGITDIVRGADLLDNTPRQLYLQELLGFSQPRYLHIPLIVQPDGHKLGKSYRSPPLQAEHATPLLLRALRALGQEADAELLLATPAEVLAVARKQWQPEAIARKTTVPEADLR from the coding sequence ATGACCAACTCCAGCTACATCGGGCGTTTTGCCCCCACTCCCAGCGGTTTCCTGCATTTCGGCTCGCTGGTCGCCGCCCTGGCCTCCTGGCTTGATGCCCGCGCCGTCAACGGCCGTTGGCTGCTGCGCATGGAGGACACCGACCCGCCACGGGAGATGCCCGGCGCTCGCGATGCCATCCTGCAAACCCTGGAACGTTACGGCCTGGAATGGGACGGCGAGGTGGTGTTCCAGAGCCAGCGCCATGATGCCTATGCCGCCGTGGTCGACCGCCTGTTCAACATGGGCCTGGCCTATGCCTGCACCTGCTCGCGCAAACAGTTGGAGGGTTACAACGGCATTTACCCCGGCTTTTGCCGCAACGCCGGGCATGCCCGTGACGGCGCAGCTATCCGCTTGCGGGTGCCGGAGCTGATCTACCGCTTCACCGACCGGGTGCAGGGTGAGTTTCAGCAACACCTAGGGCGTGAGGTGGGCGACTTCGTCATCCAGCGCCGCGATGGGCTGTACGCCTACCAGCTTGCGGTGGTGCTGGACGATGCCTGGCAAGGTATTACCGATATCGTGCGCGGCGCCGACCTGCTCGACAACACCCCGCGCCAGCTGTACCTGCAAGAGCTGCTGGGCTTTTCGCAGCCGCGTTACCTGCATATTCCGCTGATCGTGCAGCCGGACGGGCACAAGTTGGGCAAATCGTACCGTTCGCCACCGCTGCAGGCAGAGCATGCTACGCCGCTGTTATTGCGGGCGTTGCGGGCACTGGGGCAGGAAGCCGATGCCGAATTGCTGCTGGCAACGCCGGCTGAAGTGTTGGCGGTAGCTCGTAAGCAGTGGCAGCCCGAAGCGATTGCGCGCAAGACCACGGTGCCAGAGGCTGATTTGCGCTGA
- a CDS encoding sensor histidine kinase has product MPMSFSLTQMILISAGYLMVLFGVAWISERGLIPRSIIRHPLTYTLSLGVYASAWAFYGSVGLAYQYGYGFLACYLGVSGAFLLAPVLLYPILKITRTYQLSSLADLLAFRFRSTWAGALTTVIMLIGVLPLLALQIQAVADSISILTGEPVKARVAFAFCALIILFTIFFGSRHIATREKHEGLVFAIAFESVIKLLALGGIGLYALYGVFGGPHELEVWLLQNQTALAALHTPLQEGPWRTLLLVFFASAIVMPHMYHMAFTENLNPRSLVSASWGLPLFLLLMSLAVPLVLWAGLRLGASTNPEYFTLGLGIAANNQALALLAYIGGLSAASGLIIVTTLALSGMALNHLVLPLYQPPAEGNIYRWLKWTRRALIVAIITAGFMFYLTQNNHQSLANLGIVAFVATLQFLPGVLSVLYWPTANRRGFIAGLLAGTLVWMVTMLLPLLGNLQGFYIPLLDMIYVLDDTSWHMAAIASLAANVLLFTLISLFTNASTEEVSAAEACAVDNVRRPQRRELHAASPQEFATQLAKPLGAKAAQKEVEQALRDLYLPFDERRPYALRRLRDRIEANLSGLMGPSVAQDMVETFLPYKSGNENYVTEDIHFIESRLEDYHSRLTGLAAELDALRRYHRQTLQELPMGVCSLAKDQEILMWNKAMEELTGIAAKHVVGSRLVTISEPWRGLLQGFINVPDEHLHKQRLALDGQPRWLNLHKAAIDEPLAPGNSGLVLLVEDLTETQALEDKLVHSERLASIGRLAAGVAHEIGNPITGIACLAQNLREEREGDGEIIELSSQILEQTKRVSRIVQSLMSFAHAGGSHQNSEEPVCLAEVAQDAIGLLALNRRNFEVQFFNLCDPDHWAEGDPQRLAQVLINLLSNARDASPPGSAVRVRSEVNEHTVDLIVEDEGSGIPKNIMDRLFEPFFTTKDPGEGTGLGLALVYSIVEEHYGQITIDSPADIERQRGTRIRVTLPRHVVATSPEIRDRREN; this is encoded by the coding sequence ATGCCGATGAGCTTTAGCCTGACCCAGATGATCCTGATCAGCGCCGGGTACCTCATGGTGCTGTTCGGCGTGGCCTGGATCAGCGAGCGTGGGTTGATCCCGCGTTCAATCATTCGCCACCCACTCACCTACACCCTGTCGCTGGGCGTGTATGCCAGTGCCTGGGCCTTCTATGGCTCGGTGGGTTTGGCCTACCAGTACGGCTATGGCTTTCTCGCCTGTTACCTGGGGGTGTCCGGCGCGTTCCTGCTGGCGCCGGTGCTGCTCTACCCGATCCTCAAGATCACCCGCACCTACCAGCTGTCATCGCTGGCCGACCTGCTGGCGTTTCGCTTCCGCAGTACCTGGGCCGGCGCGCTGACCACCGTCATCATGCTGATTGGCGTGCTGCCCTTGCTGGCCCTGCAGATCCAGGCCGTGGCCGACTCGATCAGCATTCTCACCGGTGAGCCGGTCAAGGCCCGGGTGGCCTTCGCCTTCTGCGCGCTGATCATCCTGTTCACCATTTTCTTCGGCTCGCGGCACATCGCCACGCGCGAAAAGCACGAAGGCCTGGTGTTCGCCATCGCCTTCGAGTCGGTGATCAAGCTGCTGGCGCTGGGCGGCATCGGCCTGTACGCGCTGTACGGGGTGTTCGGCGGCCCGCACGAGCTGGAAGTCTGGCTGCTGCAAAACCAGACCGCCCTGGCCGCCTTGCACACCCCGCTGCAGGAAGGCCCGTGGCGCACCCTGCTGCTGGTGTTCTTCGCCTCGGCCATCGTCATGCCGCACATGTACCACATGGCCTTTACCGAAAACCTCAACCCGCGCTCGCTGGTCAGCGCCAGCTGGGGCCTGCCGCTGTTCCTGCTGCTGATGAGCCTGGCCGTGCCACTGGTGCTGTGGGCCGGCCTGCGTCTGGGCGCCAGCACCAACCCCGAGTACTTCACCCTGGGCCTGGGGATTGCCGCCAACAACCAGGCACTGGCGCTGCTGGCCTACATCGGCGGTTTGTCGGCTGCCAGCGGGCTGATCATCGTCACCACCCTGGCGCTGTCGGGCATGGCCCTCAACCACCTGGTGCTGCCGCTGTACCAGCCACCGGCCGAAGGCAACATCTACCGTTGGCTGAAGTGGACCCGCCGTGCGCTGATCGTCGCCATCATCACCGCGGGCTTCATGTTCTACCTGACCCAGAACAACCACCAGAGCCTGGCCAACCTGGGCATCGTCGCCTTCGTCGCCACCTTGCAGTTCCTGCCGGGGGTGCTGTCGGTGCTGTACTGGCCAACCGCCAACCGCCGCGGCTTCATCGCCGGCCTGCTGGCGGGCACGCTGGTGTGGATGGTGACCATGCTGCTGCCACTGCTGGGTAACCTGCAGGGCTTCTACATCCCGCTGCTGGACATGATCTACGTACTGGATGACACCAGCTGGCACATGGCGGCCATCGCCTCGCTAGCGGCTAACGTGCTGCTGTTCACGCTGATCTCGCTGTTCACCAACGCCAGCACCGAAGAGGTCAGCGCCGCCGAAGCCTGCGCGGTGGACAACGTGCGCCGCCCGCAACGCCGCGAACTGCACGCTGCTTCGCCGCAAGAGTTCGCCACCCAGCTGGCCAAGCCCTTGGGCGCCAAAGCCGCGCAGAAGGAGGTGGAGCAGGCACTGCGCGACCTCTACCTGCCGTTCGACGAGCGCCGCCCCTATGCCTTGCGCCGCCTGCGCGACCGCATCGAGGCGAACCTGTCCGGCCTGATGGGGCCGAGCGTGGCGCAGGACATGGTCGAGACCTTCCTGCCGTACAAGTCCGGTAACGAAAACTACGTGACCGAGGACATCCATTTCATCGAAAGCCGTCTGGAAGACTACCACTCGCGCCTGACCGGCCTGGCCGCCGAGCTCGATGCCTTGCGCCGCTACCACCGGCAAACCCTGCAGGAGCTGCCCATGGGCGTCTGCTCGCTGGCCAAGGACCAGGAAATCCTGATGTGGAACAAGGCCATGGAAGAGCTCACCGGCATTGCCGCCAAGCACGTGGTCGGCTCGCGCCTGGTGACCATCAGCGAACCTTGGCGCGGCCTGCTGCAAGGCTTCATCAACGTGCCCGACGAGCACTTACACAAGCAGCGCTTGGCGCTGGACGGCCAGCCGCGCTGGCTGAACCTGCACAAGGCGGCCATCGACGAGCCGCTGGCCCCAGGTAACAGTGGCCTGGTGTTGCTGGTTGAGGACCTCACCGAAACCCAGGCACTGGAAGACAAGCTGGTGCACTCCGAACGCCTGGCCAGTATCGGCCGCCTGGCCGCCGGCGTGGCCCACGAGATCGGCAACCCGATCACCGGCATCGCCTGCCTGGCGCAAAACCTGCGCGAGGAACGCGAGGGCGACGGCGAAATCATCGAGTTGTCCAGCCAGATCCTCGAACAGACCAAGCGGGTGTCGCGCATCGTCCAGTCGCTGATGAGTTTCGCCCATGCCGGCGGCAGCCACCAGAACAGCGAAGAGCCGGTGTGCCTGGCTGAAGTGGCGCAGGACGCCATCGGTCTGCTGGCGTTGAACCGGCGCAATTTCGAAGTACAGTTCTTCAACCTTTGCGACCCAGACCACTGGGCCGAAGGGGACCCGCAGCGCCTGGCCCAGGTGCTGATCAACCTGCTCTCCAACGCCCGCGACGCCTCGCCACCCGGCAGCGCCGTGCGCGTGCGCAGCGAGGTCAACGAGCACACCGTCGACCTGATTGTCGAGGACGAGGGCAGCGGGATCCCGAAAAACATCATGGACCGACTGTTCGAACCCTTCTTCACCACCAAGGACCCGGGCGAAGGCACTGGACTGGGGCTCGCTCTGGTCTATTCCATCGTGGAAGAGCATTATGGGCAAATCACCATCGACAGCCCGGCCGATATCGAACGGCAACGTGGTACCCGGATCCGCGTGACCCTGCCCCGGCATGTCGTAGCGACGTCCCCTGAAATTCGAGACCGTCGAGAGAATTGA
- a CDS encoding sigma-54 dependent transcriptional regulator, translated as MPHILIVEDETIIRSALRRLLERNQYQVSEAGSVQEAQERFSIATFDLIVSDLRLPGAPGTELIKLGQGTPVLIMTSYASLRSAVDSMKMGAVDYIAKPFDHDEMLQAVARILRDRQSAPAAAPAAEPRASNGKAAPTDKGSAAANGEIGIIGSCPPMQDMYSKIRKVAPTDSNVLIQGESGTGKELVARALHNLSRRAKAPMISVNCAAIPETLIESELFGHEKGAFTGASAGRAGLVEAADGGTLFLDEIGELPLEAQARLLRVLQEGEIRRVGSVQSQKVDVRLIAATHRDLKNLAKAGQFREDLYYRLHVIALKLPALRERGSDVNEIASAFLARQSARIGRDDLHFSAEAEQAIRHYSWPGNVRELENAVERAVILSESAEISAELLGIDIELSDLEDDDLLDNALVGASAASASHEPTEDLSLEDYFQHFVLEHQDHMTETELARKLGVSRKCLWERRQRLGIPRRKSNATSE; from the coding sequence ATGCCGCACATTCTGATCGTCGAAGACGAAACCATCATCCGCTCGGCCCTGCGTCGCTTGCTCGAACGGAACCAGTACCAGGTCAGCGAAGCCGGCTCGGTGCAGGAAGCCCAGGAACGCTTCAGCATTGCCACCTTCGACCTGATCGTCAGCGACCTGCGCCTACCTGGCGCGCCCGGCACCGAACTGATCAAGCTCGGCCAGGGCACACCGGTGCTGATCATGACCAGCTACGCCAGCCTGCGCTCGGCGGTGGACTCGATGAAAATGGGCGCGGTGGACTATATCGCCAAGCCCTTCGACCACGACGAGATGCTGCAAGCTGTGGCCCGCATCCTGCGCGACCGGCAAAGCGCCCCGGCCGCCGCACCGGCTGCAGAGCCACGCGCCAGCAATGGCAAGGCCGCCCCGACGGACAAAGGAAGCGCTGCGGCCAATGGCGAAATCGGCATCATCGGTTCATGCCCGCCGATGCAGGACATGTACAGCAAGATCCGCAAGGTCGCCCCTACCGACTCCAATGTGCTGATCCAGGGCGAGTCGGGCACCGGTAAAGAACTGGTGGCCCGCGCCCTGCACAACCTGTCGCGTCGAGCCAAGGCACCAATGATTTCGGTGAACTGCGCGGCCATCCCCGAGACGCTGATCGAGTCCGAGCTGTTCGGCCACGAGAAAGGTGCATTCACCGGCGCCAGCGCCGGGCGTGCCGGGTTGGTGGAAGCCGCCGATGGCGGCACCCTGTTCCTCGACGAAATCGGCGAGCTGCCGCTGGAAGCCCAGGCCCGCCTGCTGCGCGTGCTGCAAGAAGGCGAGATCCGCCGGGTAGGCTCGGTGCAGTCGCAAAAGGTCGATGTACGCCTGATTGCGGCAACCCACCGCGACTTGAAGAACCTGGCCAAGGCCGGCCAGTTCCGTGAGGACTTGTATTACCGCCTGCACGTAATTGCCCTGAAGCTGCCCGCCCTGCGTGAGCGCGGCAGTGACGTCAACGAGATTGCCAGCGCCTTCCTCGCCCGCCAGAGCGCGCGCATTGGCCGCGACGACCTGCACTTCTCGGCCGAAGCCGAGCAGGCCATTCGTCACTACAGCTGGCCGGGTAACGTGCGCGAGCTAGAAAACGCCGTGGAGCGTGCGGTAATCCTGAGCGAGAGCGCAGAAATATCTGCCGAACTGCTGGGTATCGACATCGAGCTGAGCGACTTGGAAGACGACGACCTGCTCGACAATGCCCTGGTGGGGGCCAGTGCTGCCAGCGCCAGCCATGAGCCGACCGAGGACCTGTCGCTGGAGGACTACTTCCAGCACTTCGTGCTCGAGCACCAGGACCACATGACCGAAACCGAGCTGGCACGCAAACTCGGGGTCAGCCGCAAGTGCCTGTGGGAACGCCGCCAGCGCCTGGGCATTCCACGGCGCAAGAGCAACGCTACCAGCGAATAA